From a region of the Chitinophaga caseinilytica genome:
- a CDS encoding helix-turn-helix domain-containing protein, whose amino-acid sequence MYQKKIPELLDCGLSVAIKVVGGKWKAWVIDCIRRGIRRPSAIHREMQAVNPRIVNLHLKELEELGIIYKEIFAEVPARVEYRLTPVGMSILPVMEALEQWGNENKEYVNRHQAGYAPGNCALLQETN is encoded by the coding sequence ATGTATCAGAAAAAAATACCCGAGTTGCTGGATTGCGGATTGTCGGTAGCGATCAAAGTGGTGGGCGGAAAATGGAAGGCCTGGGTCATCGACTGCATCCGGCGCGGCATCCGGCGCCCCAGCGCCATTCATCGGGAGATGCAGGCCGTGAACCCGCGGATCGTTAATCTCCACCTGAAGGAGCTGGAAGAGCTCGGCATCATTTACAAGGAGATCTTCGCGGAAGTGCCTGCCCGTGTGGAGTACCGGCTCACGCCCGTAGGAATGAGCATCCTGCCCGTCATGGAGGCGCTGGAGCAATGGGGCAATGAGAACAAGGAGTACGTTAATCGCCACCAGGCCGGCTATGCGCCCGGCAACTGTGCCCTGCTCCAGGAAACTAACTGA
- a CDS encoding NAD(P)-dependent oxidoreductase: MKGTVTVIGLGSMGSALAQAFIAKGWQVTVWNRNRDKVNAFVEKGAIAAASAAAAIAANELTVICVSDYQTADKIIKTPEVESVLKGRTLVQLSTGTPKEARELEAWAGRHGATLLNGDILAWPRQIGTDEATLTISGNEAGFTAQENALRALGNLSYLGAEPGLSAVLFAAALSYLAGSWIGFVHGALIAENEGFSAEKFGELIHDISPMLAVESKHMGRVIEKNSFSNPESTVDTTGHDLHLLVQHSEEAGISKELPLFAADLFQRAIDAGYGKEEHAAIIKVLRKVS, from the coding sequence ATGAAAGGTACAGTAACAGTGATAGGATTGGGCTCCATGGGTTCGGCGCTCGCGCAGGCTTTCATCGCCAAAGGATGGCAGGTGACCGTCTGGAACCGGAACAGGGATAAGGTGAACGCATTCGTCGAAAAAGGAGCGATCGCAGCTGCCAGCGCGGCTGCCGCCATTGCCGCCAATGAGCTGACGGTGATCTGTGTATCGGATTATCAAACGGCCGATAAGATCATCAAAACACCTGAAGTAGAAAGTGTGCTGAAAGGCCGAACCCTCGTGCAGTTAAGTACCGGCACCCCCAAAGAGGCCCGTGAGCTGGAAGCCTGGGCCGGCCGGCACGGTGCCACGCTCCTGAACGGCGACATCCTCGCCTGGCCGCGGCAGATCGGTACAGATGAAGCCACGCTTACCATCAGCGGGAACGAAGCCGGCTTTACAGCGCAGGAAAATGCGCTGCGTGCGTTGGGCAACCTCAGTTACCTCGGCGCCGAGCCCGGACTTTCCGCCGTGCTCTTCGCGGCGGCGCTGTCATACCTGGCCGGCAGCTGGATCGGGTTCGTGCATGGGGCGCTGATCGCGGAAAACGAAGGCTTCAGCGCGGAAAAGTTCGGGGAACTGATCCACGATATATCGCCCATGCTGGCCGTAGAATCGAAGCATATGGGCCGCGTGATCGAAAAGAACAGCTTCAGTAATCCCGAAAGCACCGTAGACACCACGGGCCACGATCTCCACCTGCTGGTGCAGCATTCCGAAGAAGCGGGCATCAGCAAGGAGCTGCCGCTGTTCGCCGCCGATCTCTTCCAACGGGCGATAGACGCGGGTTATGGCAAGGAAGAGCACGCCGCTATCATAAAAGTGCTGAGAAAGGTCAGTTAG
- a CDS encoding M24 family metallopeptidase produces the protein MTTKQKLREAEHIAEQLFAAAESRGLIVAGKTENQLNTEIFQLADELFGIKKYWHKRIIRSGPNTLHPYKENPPDLLLQNDDILFFDFGPIVEDWEADLGRTYVIGNDPHKLRLKRDIENAWQTAKTWFHQHSTLSGADYFHYVASLAEQKGWTFGGEIAGHLIGEFPHERLEPGNYGLYVHPSNHNDMFAPDANGQPREWILEVHFVDRDRQIGGFHEQLLT, from the coding sequence ATGACCACCAAACAAAAACTGCGCGAGGCAGAACACATCGCCGAACAACTATTTGCCGCCGCCGAAAGCCGCGGGCTCATCGTTGCCGGCAAAACGGAAAACCAGCTCAACACGGAGATCTTCCAGTTGGCCGACGAGCTGTTCGGCATCAAGAAGTACTGGCATAAGCGCATCATCCGCAGCGGGCCCAACACCCTGCATCCTTACAAGGAAAATCCGCCCGACCTTCTCCTGCAAAACGACGACATCCTCTTTTTCGACTTCGGGCCCATTGTGGAAGACTGGGAGGCCGACCTGGGCCGTACCTACGTCATCGGTAACGATCCCCACAAGCTCCGCCTCAAACGGGATATCGAAAATGCCTGGCAAACGGCCAAAACCTGGTTCCACCAGCACAGCACGCTGAGCGGCGCGGATTATTTTCACTATGTGGCTTCGCTGGCGGAACAAAAAGGATGGACTTTCGGCGGTGAAATAGCCGGCCACCTCATCGGCGAGTTCCCCCACGAGCGGCTGGAGCCCGGGAACTACGGGCTGTACGTGCACCCGTCCAACCACAACGACATGTTCGCCCCGGATGCCAACGGCCAGCCCCGCGAGTGGATACTGGAGGTCCATTTCGTGGACCGCGACCGGCAGATCGGCGGGTTCCACGAACAATTGCTCACCTGA